A window of the Fuscovulum sp. genome harbors these coding sequences:
- a CDS encoding LacI family DNA-binding transcriptional regulator: MARRVGMAELAAAAGVSIASVDRALNGRESVSAETRARIAAAAERIGHPALLRLSGGAAPRDLPEVRFGVVLHKQGQDFYKAFAEELHRSLAEVTNVRGRLVLEFSASQGPSEMAALLRSMVGRCDVLAATAVNHPEVTAAVEEVRAQGLQVFCLLSDFAQGMRSGYLGLNNLKVGRTAGWMTALSAKAPGKVLLFVGGHRWHGHELRETGFRSYLRETAPQLEVLETIVNLETRQLTYEAVLAKLAVHPDLRGIYVAGGGMEGAIAALREKRRPGEVSLVVSALTPDSRRGLAEGVVTLVTDTPLEKLCRVLFQRMTQAALQKGELPENAQVFLPPDLHVAESI, encoded by the coding sequence ATGGCGCGGCGGGTCGGGATGGCAGAGCTTGCAGCGGCGGCAGGGGTTTCAATCGCTTCGGTCGACCGGGCGCTGAACGGACGGGAGTCCGTATCCGCCGAGACGCGCGCGCGGATCGCGGCGGCGGCGGAGCGGATCGGGCATCCTGCTCTGCTCCGTCTGAGTGGCGGCGCGGCGCCGCGCGATTTGCCCGAGGTGCGCTTTGGCGTGGTGCTGCACAAACAGGGGCAGGATTTCTATAAGGCTTTTGCTGAAGAGTTGCACCGGTCGCTGGCTGAGGTGACGAATGTGCGGGGGCGGCTGGTGCTGGAGTTTTCCGCCTCGCAGGGGCCATCGGAAATGGCGGCGCTGCTGCGGTCAATGGTGGGGCGGTGTGACGTGCTGGCGGCGACTGCAGTGAACCATCCCGAGGTGACAGCGGCGGTCGAAGAGGTGCGCGCGCAGGGACTGCAGGTGTTCTGTCTGCTGTCGGATTTCGCGCAGGGCATGCGGTCAGGCTATCTGGGATTGAACAATCTGAAGGTCGGGCGCACGGCAGGATGGATGACGGCGCTGTCGGCCAAGGCGCCCGGCAAGGTGCTGTTGTTCGTGGGCGGGCATCGCTGGCATGGGCACGAACTGCGCGAGACGGGGTTCCGTTCCTATTTGCGCGAAACCGCGCCGCAACTGGAGGTGCTGGAAACCATCGTCAACCTGGAGACGCGGCAACTGACCTATGAGGCGGTGTTGGCCAAGCTGGCGGTGCATCCCGATCTGCGCGGTATCTATGTGGCCGGGGGTGGGATGGAGGGCGCGATTGCTGCGCTGCGTGAAAAGCGGCGGCCGGGAGAGGTGTCGCTGGTGGTTTCCGCCCTGACTCCCGATTCGCGGCGTGGGCTGGCCGAGGGGGTGGTCACGCTGGTCACGGATACGCCGCTGGAAAAGCTGTGCCGGGTGCTGTTCCAACGCATGACGCAGGCAGCTTTGCAGAAGGGCGAACTGCCGGAAAACGCGCAGGTATTCCTGCCGCCCGACCTGCATGTGGCAGAGTCGATCTGA
- a CDS encoding fatty acid desaturase family protein: MTERNYSLLGPDGARALETGLAAAEWYHTDVPRKVMKDLMQRSDQPAIRDTVILYGCMIAFAAIGVALWPSWWSLPFWLAYGVLYGSASDSRWHECGHGTAFKTAWMNNAVYEIASFMIMRNSATWRWSHARHHTDTYIVGRDPEIAIMRPPAFVKLIGSFFGIPEVIDFFPRMIRNALSGPTVEERTFVPQSEWAKVQRVAIIYTAIYASTLALAVWIGSILPLMVIGLPRMYGAWHHVMTGLLQHGGLADNVIDHRLNSRTVYMNPISRFIYWNMNYHVEHHMFPMVPYHALPRLHDTIKHDLPAPNPSIPAAFAEMWPALKRQLAYEDYFLRRDLPPSAKPYREDFHRDALGDLPDALPAE; this comes from the coding sequence ATGACGGAACGCAACTACAGCCTGCTTGGCCCGGATGGGGCGCGCGCTCTCGAAACCGGGCTTGCCGCCGCCGAATGGTATCACACCGATGTGCCGCGCAAGGTGATGAAAGACCTGATGCAGCGATCCGATCAACCCGCCATCCGTGACACGGTAATTCTTTATGGCTGCATGATCGCTTTCGCCGCCATCGGCGTTGCCCTTTGGCCAAGCTGGTGGTCGCTGCCCTTCTGGCTCGCCTACGGCGTTCTCTACGGATCGGCGTCAGATTCGCGCTGGCATGAATGCGGCCATGGCACGGCCTTCAAGACGGCTTGGATGAACAACGCCGTTTATGAAATCGCGTCCTTCATGATCATGCGCAACTCCGCCACCTGGCGGTGGAGCCACGCCCGCCACCATACCGACACCTACATCGTGGGCCGCGACCCCGAGATTGCGATCATGCGCCCCCCGGCCTTCGTCAAGCTGATCGGCAGTTTCTTCGGCATCCCCGAAGTGATCGACTTCTTCCCCCGCATGATCCGCAACGCCCTGTCCGGCCCCACTGTGGAGGAACGGACTTTCGTGCCGCAATCCGAATGGGCCAAGGTGCAGCGTGTCGCGATCATCTATACCGCGATCTACGCATCCACCTTGGCGCTGGCCGTCTGGATAGGGTCCATCCTGCCGCTGATGGTGATCGGCCTGCCCCGGATGTACGGTGCATGGCACCATGTGATGACTGGGCTGCTGCAACATGGCGGGCTGGCCGACAATGTCATCGACCACCGCCTGAACTCCCGCACCGTCTACATGAACCCGATCAGCCGCTTCATCTACTGGAACATGAACTATCACGTGGAACATCACATGTTCCCGATGGTGCCATACCACGCCCTGCCGCGCCTGCATGACACGATCAAGCATGACCTGCCTGCCCCGAACCCCTCCATCCCGGCGGCATTCGCCGAGATGTGGCCCGCGCTGAAACGCCAACTGGCCTATGAAGATTACTTCCTGCGCCGGGACCTGCCGCCGAGCGCCAAACCCTACCGCGAAGATTTCCACCGCGATGCTCTGGGTGACCTGCCCGATGCCCTGCCCGCCGAATAA
- a CDS encoding 3-methyl-2-oxobutanoate hydroxymethyltransferase, translated as MPRPPTVRDLLDARGKHQFAMLRVETLDEAEAAHRAGVELLSIPPAMILDRRFREVAPSAFAFPGDNFYEIGDTADFLKWAFPLFKHGADGFYCSGSLQTIRAMADHALPVCGHVGLIPSKRTWTGGFKAVGKTLDSAKLVWNQIKALEDAGAFAAEVEVVPHSITAAIAEKTSLFLISMGAGAGGHAQYLFSDDVLGQNTGHIPRHAKVYANLAAEQARLQEMRVQAMGSFAQDVHSGSYPAPQHLVDCDAEVVEGFRDWLDQVC; from the coding sequence ATGCCTCGTCCCCCCACCGTCCGCGATCTGCTGGATGCGCGCGGCAAGCACCAGTTCGCCATGCTGCGCGTCGAAACCCTGGATGAGGCTGAGGCCGCGCATCGCGCCGGTGTGGAACTCCTTTCCATCCCGCCCGCCATGATCCTTGATCGTCGCTTCCGCGAGGTGGCCCCTTCGGCTTTCGCCTTTCCGGGCGACAACTTCTACGAAATAGGGGATACCGCCGACTTCCTGAAATGGGCCTTTCCGCTGTTCAAGCATGGGGCTGACGGCTTTTATTGCTCCGGTTCGTTGCAGACGATCCGCGCGATGGCCGATCACGCCTTGCCGGTCTGCGGCCATGTCGGGCTGATCCCATCAAAACGCACATGGACCGGCGGATTCAAGGCCGTGGGAAAGACGCTCGACAGCGCCAAACTGGTCTGGAACCAGATCAAGGCGCTGGAAGACGCAGGCGCCTTCGCGGCCGAGGTCGAGGTCGTCCCCCATTCGATCACCGCCGCCATCGCCGAAAAGACCAGCCTGTTCCTCATCTCGATGGGCGCGGGCGCCGGGGGCCATGCGCAATACCTGTTCAGCGATGATGTACTGGGCCAGAACACCGGCCACATCCCCCGCCACGCCAAGGTCTACGCCAATCTCGCCGCCGAACAGGCCCGCCTGCAAGAGATGCGGGTTCAAGCGATGGGATCCTTCGCGCAGGACGTGCACTCGGGCAGCTATCCCGCTCCCCAGCATCTGGTGGATTGCGACGCCGAAGTTGTCGAAGGCTTCCGCGACTGGCTGGATCAGGTCTGCTGA
- a CDS encoding ATP-binding cassette domain-containing protein encodes MDDIVLETRGLTKRYGGVHALEDADFILRKGEHVAVVGDNGAGKSTFVRQITAVEQKSAGQIFFDGREVNFAGPLEAREAGIETVFQTLALADDLDVPSNLFLGRELFRFRLGPFSILDRKAMRERTLEALKTTAVKIPNVDNPIRNMSGGQRQCVSIARTAAFASKLVIMDEPTAALGVQETAQVENIIRGLKERGVPLVLISHNLRQVFDLVDRIVVFRRGRIVASLRKDETDGNDIVSYITGVKGGQDAA; translated from the coding sequence ATGGATGACATCGTTCTGGAAACGCGCGGGTTGACCAAGCGCTATGGCGGGGTGCACGCGCTGGAGGATGCAGATTTCATCCTGCGCAAAGGGGAACATGTGGCGGTGGTGGGCGATAACGGGGCGGGGAAATCCACCTTTGTGCGCCAGATCACGGCGGTGGAGCAGAAAAGCGCCGGGCAGATTTTCTTTGATGGGCGCGAGGTGAACTTCGCCGGGCCATTGGAGGCGCGCGAGGCCGGGATTGAAACCGTGTTCCAGACGCTGGCGCTGGCCGATGATCTGGACGTGCCGTCGAACCTGTTTCTGGGGCGCGAACTTTTCCGCTTTCGGCTGGGGCCGTTTTCCATTCTGGACCGCAAGGCGATGCGCGAACGCACGCTGGAGGCGTTGAAGACCACGGCGGTAAAGATCCCCAATGTCGACAACCCGATCCGCAACATGAGCGGGGGGCAGAGGCAATGCGTTTCCATCGCGCGAACGGCGGCCTTTGCGTCGAAGCTGGTGATCATGGATGAACCAACGGCGGCGCTGGGCGTGCAGGAAACCGCGCAGGTGGAAAACATCATCCGGGGGCTGAAAGAGCGGGGGGTGCCTTTGGTGCTGATCTCGCACAATTTGCGGCAGGTGTTTGATCTGGTGGACAGGATCGTCGTGTTCCGCCGGGGCCGGATCGTGGCGAGTCTGCGCAAGGATGAAACCGACGGCAATGACATCGTCAGTTACATCACCGGGGTTAAGGGCGGGCAGGACGCGGCGTAA
- a CDS encoding FAD-dependent oxidoreductase, which translates to MIPIAIIGAGMSGLACARHLAQAGHAPVIFDKGRGIGGRLATRRADGLQFDHGAQFVNAHTPGFAALLDQLTVAGAAAPWADGMGRTHTVGTPGMAALAKAMAPGLTIHQNAQVTSLTHSDDGWNLRIGDTDQHAARVVLTAPAPQVASLLGPDHPLARAVSAVRLAPCLTLMAAIRAPAPFITRNEPEDDLAWIAQDNSKPGRPAGDATLWVAQASPDFSTQHLEKDPTAIAALMLPLLCDRIGANLDAVTHAAAHRWRYARVTAPLGQPFIATSDASLYLGGDWCLGPRVEAAWTSGTAIAQDMLARVP; encoded by the coding sequence ATGATCCCCATCGCCATCATCGGGGCCGGAATGTCCGGTCTGGCCTGCGCGCGGCATCTGGCGCAGGCCGGGCATGCCCCAGTCATCTTTGACAAGGGGCGCGGCATCGGTGGCCGTCTGGCCACCCGCCGGGCCGATGGCCTGCAATTTGACCATGGCGCACAATTTGTGAATGCCCATACACCGGGCTTTGCAGCGCTTCTGGACCAACTCACCGTCGCCGGAGCTGCTGCGCCCTGGGCAGATGGCATGGGCCGCACCCATACGGTTGGCACACCCGGCATGGCCGCACTGGCCAAGGCCATGGCCCCGGGCCTGACCATCCACCAGAACGCGCAGGTCACCTCGCTCACACACAGCGATGACGGCTGGAACCTGCGCATCGGCGACACCGACCAACACGCCGCCCGTGTGGTCCTCACTGCCCCCGCCCCACAGGTCGCCTCGCTGCTGGGTCCAGATCATCCGCTTGCGCGGGCAGTCTCTGCCGTCCGGCTTGCCCCCTGCCTCACGCTCATGGCCGCCATCCGCGCGCCGGCCCCTTTCATCACCCGCAATGAACCTGAAGACGACCTCGCTTGGATCGCGCAGGACAACAGCAAACCCGGACGCCCCGCTGGCGATGCCACCCTCTGGGTCGCCCAAGCCAGCCCTGACTTCAGCACCCAGCATCTGGAAAAAGACCCTACCGCCATCGCCGCGCTGATGCTGCCCCTGCTCTGCGACCGTATCGGCGCAAACCTCGACGCCGTCACCCATGCCGCCGCCCATCGCTGGCGCTATGCGCGCGTCACCGCCCCCCTAGGTCAACCCTTTATCGCCACGTCTGATGCCTCGCTCTACCTCGGCGGCGATTGGTGCCTTGGCCCAAGGGTCGAGGCTGCATGGACCAGCGGCACCGCAATCGCACAGGACATGCTGGCCCGGGTCCCATGA
- a CDS encoding isoprenylcysteine carboxylmethyltransferase family protein: MMADPRITRLLALIRAALKPPAGAGRIALALTLGVICHTVFALAVLAMIIAMFFGLSQSFGTVPWPWAILANAALIAQFPLAHSLLLTGPGGRLLARLIPGPHGKTLATTTYAIIASAQLLALFTLWTPSGIIWWQADGAVFWLITTAYGASWLLLLKASFDAGAEVQSGALGWMSLMARIRPVFPDMPTQGLFRLIRQPIYVAFALTLWTVPVWTPDQLALAISYTAYCLLAPRFKERRFAARYGERFLHYRARVPYALPRRAPAKDQTHAQ, encoded by the coding sequence ATGATGGCAGACCCCCGCATCACGCGCTTGCTGGCACTGATCCGCGCGGCGCTTAAACCGCCCGCGGGCGCTGGGCGCATCGCGCTGGCACTGACACTCGGGGTCATCTGCCATACGGTCTTTGCGCTGGCCGTTCTTGCAATGATCATCGCCATGTTCTTCGGCTTGAGCCAAAGCTTCGGCACCGTGCCATGGCCTTGGGCCATCCTTGCCAACGCGGCCCTGATCGCGCAATTCCCGCTCGCCCATTCACTTTTGCTTACCGGGCCCGGCGGGCGCCTCCTCGCGCGCCTGATCCCCGGACCACATGGCAAAACGCTGGCCACCACCACCTATGCCATCATCGCCTCCGCCCAACTCCTTGCGCTGTTCACACTATGGACGCCGTCCGGCATCATCTGGTGGCAGGCCGATGGCGCGGTGTTCTGGCTGATCACCACCGCCTATGGCGCAAGCTGGCTTCTGCTGCTCAAGGCCAGCTTCGATGCCGGGGCCGAGGTGCAATCCGGCGCTCTGGGCTGGATGTCCCTGATGGCCCGCATCCGCCCGGTCTTTCCCGACATGCCGACCCAAGGCCTGTTCCGCCTCATCCGTCAGCCGATCTATGTGGCCTTCGCCCTGACGCTCTGGACAGTCCCCGTCTGGACCCCGGATCAATTGGCCCTCGCCATCAGCTACACCGCCTATTGCCTGCTCGCCCCCCGGTTCAAGGAACGCCGCTTCGCCGCACGCTATGGCGAGCGGTTCCTGCACTATCGCGCCCGCGTCCCCTATGCCCTGCCCCGCCGCGCGCCTGCCAAGGACCAGACCCATGCGCAATGA
- a CDS encoding FAD-binding domain-containing protein codes for MTNPPLATRAAGLARLQAFVPAMGRRYANGRNYDLGAGRHTAVSLLSPYIRRRLVTEQEVTAAALAAHGPETAEKFVEEVVWRGYFKGWLERRPQVWGTYQQGLMADLAALDRDRRLRRDVTRAQDGQTGLDCFDAWAEELVQTGYLHNHARMWFASIWIFTLGLPWRLGADFFYRHLLDGDAAANTLGWRWAAGLHTRGKPYPARADNIATFTHGRFNPRPTDLAEVTQGLESTEPEGLPSVQPLRAVTPPQRGKPTALLITDEDCRIEDFDLSALDICGVATLATSHLRSPLAVADAVTAFETGALTDTAARAGFSPTLLSADHPDILAKWAVQTGASQIVTPYVTRGPLHDWMTEAAPYLSARGITLTEWQRDWDRAIWPHATAGFFKVKQQIPQILNQLVPA; via the coding sequence ATGACAAACCCGCCCCTTGCAACCCGCGCCGCCGGACTGGCGCGCCTTCAGGCCTTTGTTCCGGCCATGGGGCGGCGCTATGCCAATGGTCGCAACTATGACCTTGGCGCAGGGCGGCACACCGCCGTTTCGCTCCTTTCCCCCTATATCCGCCGCCGCTTGGTGACCGAACAGGAAGTCACCGCCGCCGCGCTGGCAGCGCATGGCCCGGAAACCGCCGAGAAATTCGTCGAAGAGGTGGTCTGGCGCGGCTATTTCAAGGGATGGCTGGAACGCCGCCCACAGGTCTGGGGCACTTATCAGCAGGGCCTGATGGCCGATCTTGCCGCCCTTGACCGTGACCGTCGCCTGCGCCGCGATGTGACGCGCGCACAGGATGGCCAGACCGGGCTGGACTGTTTCGATGCCTGGGCCGAGGAACTTGTTCAAACTGGGTACCTCCACAACCATGCGCGCATGTGGTTCGCCTCAATCTGGATTTTCACGCTCGGTCTGCCCTGGCGCCTTGGGGCGGATTTCTTCTACCGTCATCTGCTGGACGGGGATGCTGCCGCAAACACACTGGGGTGGCGCTGGGCGGCAGGCCTGCACACACGCGGCAAACCCTATCCCGCCCGCGCCGACAACATCGCCACCTTTACCCATGGCCGCTTTAACCCGCGCCCCACCGATCTGGCCGAGGTAACCCAAGGGCTGGAGTCGACCGAACCCGAGGGCTTGCCCTCTGTGCAACCCCTGCGCGCCGTCACCCCGCCACAACGAGGCAAGCCCACTGCCCTGCTGATCACGGATGAAGATTGCCGCATCGAAGACTTCGACCTTTCCGCATTGGACATCTGTGGCGTGGCCACCCTCGCCACCAGCCACCTGCGCTCGCCCCTTGCCGTGGCTGATGCTGTGACCGCGTTTGAGACCGGGGCGCTCACTGATACGGCCGCCCGCGCCGGTTTTTCCCCGACCCTGCTCAGCGCCGATCACCCGGATATTCTGGCAAAATGGGCTGTGCAGACCGGGGCCAGCCAGATCGTCACCCCCTATGTCACGCGTGGCCCCTTGCACGACTGGATGACCGAGGCCGCCCCCTACCTTTCCGCGCGCGGCATCACCCTCACGGAATGGCAACGTGACTGGGACCGCGCCATCTGGCCCCATGCCACGGCAGGTTTCTTCAAGGTGAAACAGCAAATCCCCCAAATCCTGAACCAATTGGTGCCTGCATGA
- a CDS encoding MocE family 2Fe-2S type ferredoxin, whose amino-acid sequence MPQWIRACATDDIDEEDLIRFDHAGATYAIYHSPEGDFFATAGKCTHEEVHLCDGLVMGHLIECPKHNGQFDYRTGEAKRAPVCVNLRTYPVRVDGGDVYIEVP is encoded by the coding sequence ATGCCCCAATGGATCCGCGCCTGCGCCACCGATGATATCGACGAAGAGGATCTGATCCGCTTCGATCACGCCGGTGCCACCTATGCCATCTATCACTCTCCCGAAGGCGATTTCTTCGCCACGGCTGGCAAATGCACCCATGAAGAGGTGCATCTCTGCGACGGGCTGGTGATGGGCCACCTGATCGAATGCCCCAAACATAACGGCCAGTTTGATTATCGCACGGGCGAGGCGAAACGCGCCCCCGTCTGCGTGAACCTGCGCACTTATCCTGTCCGGGTTGATGGCGGCGACGTCTATATCGAGGTGCCCTGA
- a CDS encoding substrate-binding domain-containing protein, whose protein sequence is MKKTLIAAGFACLMGTTAMAQDIGVSMAAFDDNFLTVLRNGMIAQGESLGVNLQVEDAQNDVAKQLDQINNFIASGVAAIIVNPVDTNATQAMSDAAAAAGVPLVYVNRQPINVDSLPDNQAFVASNETDSSSQGVKESCRLWAEAGETAVDVYVLQGELSNQAAVQRTQNIYDVIEAGECPVTINVIDQQTANWSRDQAQSLMTNWLSAGAEFDGVIANNDEMAIGSIQAMKAAGIDMATVIVSGVDATQDALAAMQAGDLDITVFQDAAGQGAGALDAAIKLSKGETVEQKVYIPFQLVTPANIGDFLAKN, encoded by the coding sequence ATGAAAAAAACCCTTATCGCCGCAGGCTTTGCCTGCCTGATGGGCACAACGGCGATGGCGCAGGACATCGGCGTTTCGATGGCTGCGTTCGACGACAACTTCCTGACCGTGCTGCGCAACGGCATGATCGCACAGGGCGAGTCGCTGGGTGTGAACCTGCAGGTCGAGGATGCGCAGAACGATGTGGCCAAGCAGTTGGACCAGATCAACAATTTCATCGCGAGCGGTGTTGCGGCCATCATCGTGAACCCGGTGGATACCAATGCGACTCAGGCCATGTCGGATGCAGCGGCCGCTGCGGGTGTGCCGTTGGTTTATGTGAACCGTCAGCCGATCAACGTGGATTCGCTGCCGGACAATCAGGCCTTTGTCGCATCGAACGAGACGGACTCCAGCTCGCAGGGTGTCAAGGAATCCTGCCGGCTGTGGGCCGAAGCGGGCGAGACGGCGGTGGATGTCTATGTCCTGCAGGGCGAGTTGTCGAACCAGGCCGCCGTGCAGCGCACGCAGAACATCTATGACGTGATCGAGGCCGGCGAATGCCCGGTGACGATCAACGTGATCGATCAGCAAACCGCGAACTGGTCACGTGACCAGGCGCAGTCGTTGATGACGAACTGGTTGTCGGCTGGCGCGGAATTCGACGGCGTCATCGCCAACAACGACGAAATGGCCATCGGTTCCATTCAGGCGATGAAGGCTGCAGGCATCGACATGGCAACGGTCATCGTCAGCGGTGTGGATGCGACGCAGGACGCGCTGGCGGCGATGCAGGCAGGCGATCTGGACATCACGGTGTTCCAGGATGCGGCCGGTCAGGGCGCGGGTGCGCTGGATGCGGCGATCAAGCTGTCCAAGGGCGAAACGGTGGAGCAGAAGGTTTACATTCCGTTCCAGCTGGTGACCCCGGCCAATATCGGCGACTTCCTCGCCAAGAACTGA
- a CDS encoding ABC transporter permease gives MAVSEASHGLGGLKYDPRKKERPQELNVFLALVLIVVTFELIGRLFLGDSFLFNTRENVDTLFNNQRLSIIILQVSIVGIIALGVTQVIITGGIDLSSGSIVGVTAMVAMSFAQTAMVNGNPNPKAIFGEAFMDLPVIVPIVVGLACGLAAGLINGALIAYTRIPPFIATLGMMVTARGAAKWWSKGNPISFPTEQYSAIGQGMMPVLIFAVLAILFHCVMTYTRYGKHCYAIGSNEAAARMSGINVNSHKVLVYAIAGTLAALAAVVLSSKNLTAQAGMGVMYELDAIAMAVIGGISLSGGRGSILGTVLGALIFGVIISGFTFLKLDAYYQEMVKGIIIVAAVVLDQWRQRSRVRG, from the coding sequence ATGGCCGTGTCAGAGGCATCGCATGGGCTGGGCGGGCTGAAATACGACCCGCGCAAGAAAGAGCGCCCGCAGGAATTGAACGTGTTCCTGGCGCTGGTGCTGATTGTCGTCACCTTTGAATTGATCGGTCGGCTGTTCCTGGGGGACAGCTTTCTGTTCAACACGCGTGAGAATGTCGACACGCTGTTCAACAATCAGCGGCTGTCGATCATCATTCTTCAGGTGTCCATCGTTGGCATAATCGCGCTGGGCGTGACGCAGGTCATCATCACCGGGGGGATTGATCTGTCATCCGGCTCTATCGTCGGGGTGACGGCGATGGTGGCCATGAGCTTTGCCCAGACGGCGATGGTGAACGGCAACCCGAACCCCAAGGCCATCTTTGGCGAGGCGTTCATGGACCTGCCCGTGATCGTGCCGATTGTTGTAGGGCTGGCCTGCGGGTTGGCAGCGGGGCTGATCAACGGGGCGTTGATCGCCTATACGCGCATCCCGCCCTTCATCGCCACGCTGGGCATGATGGTCACGGCGCGGGGGGCCGCGAAATGGTGGTCGAAGGGCAATCCGATTTCCTTTCCGACTGAACAGTATTCGGCCATCGGGCAGGGTATGATGCCGGTGCTGATCTTTGCGGTTTTGGCGATCCTGTTTCATTGCGTGATGACCTACACGCGCTATGGCAAGCACTGCTATGCCATCGGATCGAACGAGGCTGCGGCGCGAATGTCGGGGATCAACGTGAATTCCCACAAGGTGCTGGTCTATGCCATTGCGGGCACGCTGGCGGCGCTGGCCGCCGTGGTGTTGTCATCCAAGAACCTGACCGCGCAGGCGGGCATGGGGGTGATGTACGAGCTTGATGCCATCGCGATGGCGGTGATCGGCGGCATTTCGCTTTCCGGTGGGCGCGGGTCCATTCTGGGGACCGTGCTGGGGGCGCTGATCTTTGGGGTGATCATTTCGGGTTTCACCTTCCTGAAGCTGGACGCCTATTACCAGGAAATGGTGAAGGGCATCATCATCGTGGCGGCGGTGGTTCTGGATCAATGGCGGCAACGCAGCCGGGTGCGGGGGTAA
- a CDS encoding TIM barrel protein: MTTPNLDWLAFADLAARLGCVGVEYRNDLAGPLFGGEAPEKVGAALEARGLRFLALAEVKMFNDWSDAKAAEAEALMQIAVAAGAEAISLIPRNDGVATDRGDSRKVTETALREVLPMLRAHGLKAMVEPLGFAVCSLRYKDVLADAIEAVGGEGTFFMVHDTFHHALAGFGPIFPDLTGIVHVSGVKDMIALDDMRDPHRVLVDADDVLGNVAQIRALRAAGYAGPISYEPFAPSVHALSDPFAALSASMEFMRKGVV, encoded by the coding sequence ATGACAACCCCGAACCTCGATTGGCTGGCCTTTGCCGATTTGGCCGCGCGCCTTGGCTGTGTGGGCGTGGAGTATCGCAACGATCTGGCCGGGCCGCTTTTTGGCGGCGAGGCCCCGGAAAAAGTGGGCGCGGCGTTGGAAGCGCGAGGTTTGCGTTTTCTGGCGCTGGCCGAGGTGAAGATGTTCAACGACTGGTCAGATGCCAAAGCCGCCGAGGCGGAGGCATTGATGCAGATCGCGGTCGCGGCGGGGGCCGAGGCGATCAGCCTGATCCCGCGCAATGATGGTGTGGCGACGGATCGGGGTGACAGCCGCAAGGTGACCGAAACCGCGTTGCGGGAAGTGCTGCCGATGTTGCGGGCGCATGGGTTGAAGGCGATGGTGGAACCGCTTGGCTTTGCCGTCTGTTCATTGCGTTACAAGGATGTTTTGGCCGATGCGATAGAAGCGGTGGGCGGCGAAGGCACGTTTTTCATGGTGCATGACACGTTTCATCATGCCTTGGCCGGTTTCGGGCCGATCTTTCCTGATCTGACGGGGATCGTGCATGTGTCGGGCGTCAAGGACATGATCGCGCTGGATGACATGCGCGACCCGCATCGCGTGCTGGTGGATGCGGATGATGTGCTGGGCAATGTCGCTCAGATCCGGGCCTTGCGGGCTGCGGGTTATGCTGGGCCGATCAGTTATGAGCCCTTTGCGCCATCTGTTCACGCGCTGAGCGATCCCTTTGCGGCACTGTCGGCAAGCATGGAGTTTATGCGCAAGGGTGTTGTGTGA
- the ubiG gene encoding bifunctional 2-polyprenyl-6-hydroxyphenol methylase/3-demethylubiquinol 3-O-methyltransferase UbiG → MRNDLTIYDRVADRWWSDDIRWVRTLKNLVPGRLAWFDRHIDWHGKDVLDLGCAGGFMAEAMALRGANVTGIDPAADAIEAARRHARASNLRIGYDVGIGEALPYDAAAFDAVVCVDVLEHVSDLNRVLAEVARTLRPGGLFLFDTINRNPLARLATITVAEDLLRLLPRGTHDPAMFIKPRELRHALTGAGLVPGPITGLGPRGINRRLDLTFGPLPLTAILYMGLARKPLTA, encoded by the coding sequence ATGCGCAATGACCTGACGATCTATGACCGCGTCGCCGACCGATGGTGGTCGGATGATATCCGCTGGGTCCGCACGCTGAAAAATCTCGTCCCCGGCCGTCTGGCATGGTTCGACCGGCATATCGACTGGCACGGCAAAGACGTGCTGGATCTGGGTTGCGCCGGGGGCTTCATGGCAGAAGCCATGGCCCTGCGCGGCGCAAATGTCACCGGCATTGATCCAGCGGCTGATGCGATCGAGGCCGCACGCCGCCACGCCCGCGCCTCCAACCTGCGCATCGGCTATGACGTGGGGATAGGCGAGGCGCTGCCCTATGACGCCGCCGCTTTTGACGCCGTGGTCTGCGTCGATGTTCTGGAACATGTCTCAGACCTGAACCGCGTGCTGGCCGAGGTAGCCCGCACCCTGCGCCCAGGCGGCCTGTTCCTGTTCGACACCATCAACCGCAATCCGCTGGCCCGTTTGGCCACCATCACGGTGGCCGAAGACCTACTGCGCCTCTTGCCGCGCGGCACCCATGACCCGGCCATGTTCATCAAGCCGCGCGAATTGCGCCACGCCCTGACGGGTGCAGGGCTGGTTCCCGGCCCTATCACCGGGCTTGGCCCGCGCGGGATAAACCGCAGGCTCGATCTGACCTTCGGTCCCCTGCCGCTGACCGCGATCCTCTACATGGGTCTGGCGCGCAAACCGCTGACCGCGTGA